A window of Cryptomeria japonica chromosome 3, Sugi_1.0, whole genome shotgun sequence contains these coding sequences:
- the LOC131078407 gene encoding DNAJ protein JJJ1 homolog produces MATDAPQRCLYEILGIERSCSSEEIRAAYKKLALKLHPDKHKGDEAATARFQELQRAYEVLSDPRERSWYDNHRSQILFSSSSHSSTNTNFSDFDINLWPYFSTCAYSGYGDSGKGFFRVYGQLFEKLFQQEIAFAHAMEAPAVADAPLMGNLDSPYAQVSAFYNYWLGFCTVKDFSWVDEYRASAGPNRKVRRLMEEENKKLRKKAKREYNETVRELAEFVKKRDKRVLDRQVQRKKEQDEKRALANLRRKQLEKERLDKAARYQEQEWTTIVESDNDADQEDWGDDKKASGNQELYCIVCSKRFKSDKQWKNHEQSKKHKDRLVELRDSFVQEDNLIDEIGISAEDDAFGLDINSDGLAEKEFSDTAQVDDLRIRMDKLEVDRHDSGDSEEDDQISIGERQPSFGSEHNADLRDASDKSSYHSFIEDENTNAGDVEHEMDNNQMDDEDSVLAAMLKTHRNKQKSNKVHLSPVQIEKHDSNSNYNANAEETEVRKPAGFEPSSSNFAQRDADDGIENDVGGSPMPAQQQGSKKTAKRKKKQAASSTKHYTTGIADGVESRSEDKEASQQQKVEMVSNFSGDRQADTLEGDKRDPKSSAKQSAEHKSAKASSKGKKGKAVAKFSGHKCETCGEEFDSRNQVFAHLSETGHSRLKSR; encoded by the coding sequence ATGGCAACAGACGCCCCGCAAAGATGTCTGTACGAAATCCTGGGAATAGAGCGCAGCTGTTCTTCGGAGGAAATTCGGGCGGCATACAAGAAACTGGCGCTAAAACTCCACCCGGACAAGCACAAGGGAGATGAAGCTGCGACGGCAAGGTTTCAGGAGCTGCAGCGCGCTTACGAAGTGCTGTCTGATCCGCGAGAGCGATCCTGGTACGATAACCATCGATCTCAaatccttttctcttcctcctcgCACTCCTCCACCAATACAAACTTCTCCGATTTCGATATCAATCTCTGGCCCTATTTCAGTACTTGTGCTTATTCGGGATATGGGGATAGCGGCAAGGGTTTCTTTAGGGTGTATGGCCAACTGTTTGAGAAATTGTTCCAGCAAGAGATTGCGTTTGCCCATGCAATGGAGGCGCCTGCGGTAGCCGACGCTCCACTCATGGGAAATCTTGACAGCCCTTATGCACAGGTATCCGCTTTTTATAATTATTGGCTGGGGTTTTGCACTGTCAAGGACTTCTCTTGGGTTGATGAGTACAGGGCTTCTGCAGGCCCAAACCGCAAGGTCAGAAGGCTAATGGAAGAAGAAAACAAGAAACTTAGGAAGAAGGCCAAGAGGGAGTATAATGAAACCGTGCGCGAGCTTGCCGAGTTTGTGAAGAAGAGGGACAAGAGGGTTCTTGATAGGCAAGTTCAGAGGAAGAAAGAGCAGGATGAGAAGCGTGCGCTGGCCAACCTTCGGCGGAAGCAGTTGGAGAAGGAGAGGTTGGATAAGGCTGCCAGGTATCAAGAGCAGGAGTGGACTACCATAGTTGAGAGTGACAATGACGCTGATCAAGAGGATTGGGGTGATGATAAGAAGGCTTCTGGCAATCAGGAATTATATTGCATTGTGTGCAGTAAGAGATTTAAGTCTGACAAGCAGTGGAAGAATCACGAGCAGTCAAAAAAGCACAAGGATAGGCTTGTGGAATTGAGGGATTCTTTTGTGCAGGAAGATAATTTGATCGATGAAATTGGGATTAGCGCGGAAGACGATGCCTTTGGACTGGACATTAACTCTGACGGTCTAGCTGAGAAAGAATTTAGTGACACGGCACAAGTAGATGACCTTCGAATCAGAATGGATAAGTTAGAGGTGGACAGACATGATTCAGGGGATTCTGAAGAAGATGACCAAATTAGCATAGGGGAGCGCCAGCCCTCTTTTGGCAGTGAACATAATGCTGATTTACGTGATGCCAGTGATAAGTCAAGCTACCATAGCTTTATCGAGGACGAAAATACAAATGCTGGTGACGTAGAGCATGAAATGGATAACAACCAAATGGATGATGAAGATAGTGTTCTAGCAGCAATGCTAAAAACCCATAGGAACAAACAGAAATCCAATAAGGTGCATTTGAGTCCCGTACAGATAGAAAAACATGACAGCAATTCCAATTACAATGCAAATGCTGAAGAAACTGAGGTCAGAAAACCTGCTGGATTTGAACCAAGCAGTTCAAATTTTGCTCAAAGAGACGCAGATGATGGAATTGAAAATGATGTGGGAGGTTCTCCAATGCCTGCTCAGCAACAAGGATCAAAAAAGACTGCAAAACGAAAGAAAAAACAGGCTGCATCTAGCACAAAGCATTATACAACAGGTATTGCAGACGGTGTAGAGTCAAGGTCAGAGGATAAGGAGGCTTCTCAACAACAGAAAGTGGAAATGGTATCTAATTTCAGTGGAGATAGGCAGGCAGATACGCTTGAAGGGGATAAGAGGGATCCTAAAAGTTCTGCAAAGCAGTCTGCTGAACATAAATCGGCAAAAGCAAGTTCAAAGGGCAAGAAAGGAAAG